The Apodemus sylvaticus chromosome 17, mApoSyl1.1, whole genome shotgun sequence genome contains a region encoding:
- the Dnajc22 gene encoding dnaJ homolog subfamily C member 22 has translation MAKGLLMTYALWALGGPVGLHHLYLGRDSHALLWMLTLGGGGLGWLWEFWQLPSFVAQANRAQRWHQRPEEERPPPSLLRFASQMAVGVYFGLVALVSLSSMANFYIVGLPLAVGLGVLLVAAVGNQTSDFKNTLGAAFLISPAFYGRPIAILPISLAASITAQKHRRYKASAGSETLSVRLYRVALAYFAFTGPLAYSTVCNTAATINYVAETLGSFLSWFSFFPLLGRLVESILLLPCQIWWLLVGDPGFNSSQFQDWEKLYEFVDSFQDKKRQLAHQVLGVPEGATSEEIHRSYRDLVKVWHPDHNRHQTEEAQRHFLEIQAAYEVLSQPKKPRASWR, from the exons ATGGCCAAAGGGCTCCTGATGACCTATGCCCTTTGGGCTTTGGGGGGTCCTGTTGGACTCCACCACCTGTACCTGGGAAGGGACAGTCACGCCCTGCTCTGGATGCTAACCCTGGGAGGTGGGGGATTGGGCTGGCTCTGGGAATTCTGGCAACTCCCCAGCTTTGTGGCTCAGGCCAATAGAGCCCAGAGGTGGCATCAGAGGCCTGAAGAGGAGAGACCGCCCCCGAGTCTCCTTCGCTTTGCTTCCCAGATGGCAGTGGGTGTCTATTTTGGTCTTGTGGCTCTGGTTAGCCTTTCTTCCATGGCCAACTTCTATATAGTGGGCCTCCCACTGGCGGTCGGCTTAGGGGTCTTGCTGGTAGCTGCTGTTGGTAACCAGACCTCAGACTTTAAGAACACCTTAGGAGCGGCCTTCCTCATTTCCCCTGCGTTCTATGGCCGCCCCATAGCCATCCTGCCCATCAGTTTAGCTGCCAGCATTACAGCCCAGAAGCATCGCCGATACAAAGCCTCAGCGGGATCAGAGACACTTAGTGTCCGGCTCTATCGCGTGGCCTTGGCTTACTTTGCCTTCACAGGCCCACTGGCCTACAGCACCGTGTGTAACACAGCTGCCACCATTAACTACGTGGCGGAAACCCTGGGTTCCTTCTTGAGTTGGTTCAGCTTTTTCCCACTTCTCGGCCGCCTTGTGGAGTCCATCTTGCTCCTGCCTTGCCAGATCTGGTGGCTACTGGTTGGGGATCCTGGCTTCAACAGCAGCCAGTTCCAGGATTGGGAAAAGCTCTATGAATTTGTCGACAGTTTTCAGGATAAGAAACGTCAGCTGGCTCACCAG GTTCTGGGCGTTCCAGAAGGAGCAACCAGTGAGGAAATACATCGGAGTTACCGGGACCTGGTGAAGGTCTGGCACCCAGACCACAACCGCCACCAGACGGAGGAGGCCCAGAGACACTTCCTGGAGATCCAGGCCGCATATGAAGTCTTGAGTCAGCCCAAGAAGCCCAGAGCATCGTGGAGGTGA